Proteins found in one Butyrivibrio proteoclasticus B316 genomic segment:
- a CDS encoding coiled-coil domain-containing protein, whose amino-acid sequence MQRKDTSKRTLAIVAAAALMIGSFGGAAGSTAYRAINDKSKETAIAKDRVVETQDEIKTITQQYVEEYLSQDPDVQNGIIKSDDVSEDLAQRAAEIVTANLINGSYEGIVTNTEIKALEAKLTKLVGSYDLTNEQTKALSKSVAAIIEADLDSKNTKATGETTLSKAVLENIDALEKRISAVEADVTELKNTVSSIQSETASLKKDTTKTTIDYASSSTVSDLQTKYNNLLERYNKQSETINNLIKEQGSSSSVNTSVISTLRSEIASMKSSLDSLKTSLQGQISALEAQIENIPEDDGDNSEEIAKLKESVTAKEGEITALKEKATSLQGQIDSMVSANASSEAQLQGEIDELKTSDAQKASQEDVTALETELGETQAKLAQAEADLIAANTAIGSLETATGLKADASVVETLKESLEELQGTVSDIDDKKADLETLDNMLSGMVTALGGTTAATTNDNVTAMTASLASLKETVSGLSSRVGALEVKLQNVGDNVTIGSGANVGPNVNIPFSFGEVNGQYGYFDNNNSFIGFKSQTDIDSAVSAAKVGTATAADVLEGKTFTNADSSGIEGTMKKTPAATYTPGTADQTIAAGTYLSGDQTIKGDADLKAENIKAGTSIYNIDGTYTNDATVSAAQILKGYTAYVKGSKITGTIESLGTKTYTPSYTDQTIAAGQFLSGVQTIKGDNNLKPENIASGISVFNIKGTYTSDATATAKQILTGYTAYVNGSKVAGSIKINPEKVYGAYKSTTKVNAVTSGTTTLSDIVLGAGSQITLPAGFYDKDTVVKNGVPSGGTGDTGTITFTGDYWPDQTVTINVGYRPSIAFYCFHQGNGVQMAYYDSSVSTTEYYAIGGVGGGYAPAVLGYPYTLNPNGYMYITDTGFQAKMSALSGHYQGSSYKAHWVTLK is encoded by the coding sequence ATGCAAAGAAAAGACACATCTAAGAGAACTCTTGCTATCGTAGCTGCAGCTGCGCTTATGATTGGTTCATTCGGAGGGGCAGCAGGTTCTACCGCTTATCGTGCAATAAATGATAAGTCGAAAGAAACTGCTATTGCCAAAGATAGAGTCGTAGAAACTCAGGATGAAATCAAGACCATCACGCAGCAGTATGTAGAAGAATATTTATCTCAGGATCCTGATGTGCAGAACGGCATTATCAAATCAGATGATGTATCAGAAGACCTTGCGCAACGTGCCGCTGAGATAGTTACCGCAAATCTTATAAACGGTTCCTATGAAGGGATTGTAACAAATACAGAAATTAAAGCACTTGAGGCGAAACTTACAAAGCTTGTAGGTTCATACGATCTTACAAATGAACAGACAAAGGCTTTATCCAAATCCGTTGCTGCTATTATAGAGGCCGATCTTGATTCTAAGAATACAAAAGCAACAGGCGAGACTACTCTTTCAAAAGCTGTACTTGAAAATATTGATGCTCTTGAGAAAAGAATATCCGCAGTAGAAGCAGATGTGACAGAGTTAAAAAATACCGTTTCCTCTATTCAGAGCGAAACAGCATCCCTGAAGAAAGATACAACAAAAACAACTATTGATTACGCTTCTTCATCAACAGTATCCGACCTTCAGACCAAGTATAATAATCTTCTTGAAAGATACAATAAACAGAGTGAAACGATAAATAATCTTATTAAAGAACAAGGCTCATCTTCTTCAGTAAATACCAGTGTCATTTCAACGCTTCGTTCTGAAATCGCTTCGATGAAATCTAGCCTGGATTCCCTTAAAACTAGTCTGCAGGGGCAAATATCTGCTCTTGAAGCACAGATTGAAAATATCCCGGAAGATGATGGCGATAACAGCGAGGAGATTGCGAAACTTAAAGAGTCTGTTACCGCAAAGGAGGGCGAGATTACAGCTCTTAAAGAAAAGGCTACATCCCTTCAGGGACAGATCGATAGCATGGTAAGCGCTAATGCTTCCTCAGAAGCGCAGCTTCAGGGAGAAATTGACGAGCTTAAGACTTCTGATGCACAGAAAGCATCTCAGGAGGATGTAACCGCTCTTGAGACAGAACTTGGTGAGACACAGGCTAAACTTGCCCAGGCTGAAGCTGACCTTATTGCTGCAAACACAGCAATCGGAAGCCTTGAAACAGCCACCGGCTTAAAAGCTGACGCATCTGTTGTCGAGACATTAAAGGAAAGCCTTGAAGAACTTCAGGGTACAGTATCTGATATTGATGATAAGAAAGCTGATCTTGAGACTCTCGACAACATGCTTTCCGGTATGGTGACAGCTCTTGGTGGAACTACAGCTGCAACTACAAACGATAATGTAACGGCTATGACAGCTTCACTCGCATCATTAAAAGAGACTGTGTCTGGTTTAAGCTCAAGAGTCGGAGCTCTTGAAGTTAAGCTTCAAAATGTTGGTGATAACGTAACTATTGGCAGTGGGGCAAATGTTGGTCCAAATGTAAATATACCTTTTAGTTTTGGAGAAGTGAATGGGCAATACGGTTATTTTGACAACAACAATTCATTTATAGGCTTTAAATCCCAGACAGATATAGACAGTGCTGTTTCAGCAGCAAAAGTAGGTACGGCTACAGCTGCGGATGTACTCGAAGGTAAAACATTTACAAACGCTGATAGCAGCGGCATTGAAGGAACAATGAAAAAGACTCCGGCAGCTACATATACACCTGGCACCGCGGACCAGACAATTGCCGCTGGCACATATCTTTCTGGCGACCAGACTATTAAAGGTGATGCTGACCTTAAAGCCGAAAACATCAAAGCAGGAACATCGATTTACAATATAGATGGCACATACACAAATGATGCGACGGTTTCCGCGGCTCAGATACTAAAGGGTTATACTGCGTATGTAAAGGGAAGTAAGATTACTGGAACAATTGAGTCTTTAGGTACTAAAACTTATACCCCAAGTTATACAGATCAGACTATTGCTGCTGGGCAATTTTTATCAGGCGTTCAGACGATTAAGGGCGACAATAATCTTAAACCAGAAAATATCGCATCAGGTATATCAGTTTTTAATATAAAAGGAACATATACAAGTGACGCAACAGCAACTGCAAAGCAGATTCTTACAGGATATACAGCATATGTGAACGGAAGCAAAGTTGCAGGTTCGATAAAGATAAACCCCGAAAAAGTATATGGAGCTTATAAATCTACAACTAAGGTAAATGCAGTTACTTCAGGTACAACAACTTTGTCCGATATTGTCCTGGGAGCAGGCAGCCAGATTACGCTTCCTGCGGGCTTTTATGATAAAGATACCGTGGTGAAAAATGGAGTACCATCTGGAGGAACTGGCGACACAGGCACTATCACATTTACTGGTGATTACTGGCCAGACCAAACTGTTACAATCAATGTAGGGTACAGACCGAGCATTGCTTTTTACTGCTTTCATCAAGGAAATGGTGTACAAATGGCTTATTACGATAGTAGTGTAAGCACTACGGAATATTATGCTATAGGAGGTGTTGGTGGGGGATATGCTCCGGCAGTTCTTGGATACCCTTATACGCTAAATCCAAATGGCTACATGTACATAACCGATACGGGATTCCAAGCCAAAATGAGTGCATTGTCAGGGCACTATCAAGGTTCTAGTTATAAAGCCCATTGGGTTACTCTAAAATAA
- a CDS encoding recombinase family protein: protein MVYLKQEKIVVGYARVSTQRQSLRRQIENLKTAYPNIVIVAEVYTGSTDNRPKWKKLMRQCRAGNVSKLVFDEVSRFSRNAEEAIVEYKELYSLGIELEFLKEPHINSKIYRDASERKIEISTDSMDSETAQLINTVIGGLNDYLLSVAEKQIFLAFDHAQKERELLSKRTSEGLKQAKLMGSKVGRQPGQKLITKKQKRAKRIIRNHYELFGGELTATQCFTLAQITKSTFYRYLNEMREEDKEKGIIWDDEIIAEKIDRGEADPKKIIQVIKANKENNMTGRKL from the coding sequence GTGGTTTATTTGAAACAAGAAAAAATCGTGGTCGGGTACGCTCGCGTCTCTACACAACGACAATCTTTACGGAGACAAATAGAAAATCTAAAAACAGCCTACCCCAATATTGTTATCGTAGCAGAAGTCTATACCGGAAGCACCGACAACAGACCAAAATGGAAAAAACTGATGAGGCAGTGCCGAGCGGGGAATGTGAGTAAACTTGTTTTTGATGAGGTCTCGCGTTTTAGCCGAAATGCAGAAGAAGCCATAGTCGAATACAAAGAGTTGTATTCACTTGGGATTGAGCTTGAATTTTTAAAAGAGCCTCACATCAACTCGAAGATCTATCGTGATGCTTCTGAAAGAAAGATTGAGATATCAACAGATTCAATGGATAGCGAAACGGCGCAGCTTATCAACACAGTTATCGGAGGGCTTAATGATTACCTTCTATCAGTTGCAGAAAAGCAGATATTTTTAGCTTTCGACCATGCGCAGAAAGAGAGGGAACTATTATCCAAAAGAACATCAGAAGGACTAAAACAGGCAAAACTCATGGGAAGTAAGGTCGGGCGGCAGCCTGGACAGAAGCTTATTACCAAGAAGCAAAAGAGAGCCAAACGTATCATACGAAATCATTATGAACTGTTTGGAGGCGAGCTTACCGCAACGCAGTGTTTTACGCTTGCTCAAATTACAAAATCAACATTCTATCGGTATCTAAATGAGATGAGAGAGGAAGATAAGGAAAAGGGCATTATATGGGATGATGAGATAATTGCAGAAAAGATAGATAGAGGAGAAGCTGATCCAAAGAAAATCATTCAGGTAATTAAGGCCAACAAAGAAAACAATATGACTGGCAGAAAATTATAA
- a CDS encoding PcfJ domain-containing protein, giving the protein MPKFTRKGQIRIIERAKRDGYTSAQMAVLKRTDVSIRTLNNLYCIMKNIPDFPLEEAGKVKYCWDYYFHSNNNTLLYAQYKRLIKGGMDLDVIRSLGKIRTYIVDNEKEKDFFSFCKKNRYIIDGLPDRGYIHFIDDIGTGYFFNRKEIFTRRTIAPIEIKEFVYRLYLFVLCGQYFVENSSPEYVYKNIGTRHQRLKYLKKSTTEPELNSYQLGEYIRKRLKPDNDKIGAWYAEGLPVEEAAKEITSAYEHRQENAKENILLYDIIRNVCPDGKYTYFDFVEKSDKKAFDYMFKKTNMVTTMKPVKWGEVKIDFPRYEDAPENAEKPLFVTIGISDTIRIDVDNKGKRRYYGIHVTYHEFIFYGNGNIYIKRFGKYLPVMVRDFIEIIDESGSKIFLDALLSLPVSKKSMVLLDVIRDCRSAKENGLVFPAIYWNDCIGFMSRDHLMKTKYKNGQDINWNRLDINRGYAYMKTKEYVDEKSKNILYNAITNKIIRGNSCRSARRKNAVAEDVLSAYLEKKLLEGKELAAEDKRNIKADIKDYVHHSLNSKTPVSLKWKSFRKVQNANIDMALSQKNEDTPDIIVPKDSVFSPLDDVFKEGFEKITSRKRIIQEGSEMRHCVAMYAESVNADRCAIYHLEKDGRAYTVEIRIEDGKYIVNQIQAKCDRGAPAEVWDYVETLILDLQVPKKKNRKIS; this is encoded by the coding sequence ATGCCAAAGTTTACTCGAAAGGGACAGATAAGGATAATTGAAAGAGCTAAAAGAGACGGCTATACAAGTGCTCAAATGGCGGTTCTTAAAAGGACCGACGTATCCATCAGGACTCTAAATAACCTTTATTGTATCATGAAGAATATTCCTGACTTTCCATTAGAAGAAGCAGGGAAAGTTAAATACTGCTGGGATTATTATTTTCATAGCAACAATAATACACTTCTTTACGCTCAGTATAAAAGGCTTATTAAAGGCGGGATGGATTTAGATGTGATCCGAAGTCTTGGCAAAATCAGGACATATATTGTAGATAATGAAAAAGAGAAGGACTTCTTTAGTTTCTGTAAGAAGAATCGTTATATTATTGACGGTCTGCCAGATAGGGGATATATACATTTCATAGATGATATTGGTACAGGCTATTTCTTTAATAGAAAAGAAATATTTACTCGCCGCACAATTGCTCCTATCGAAATTAAGGAGTTTGTTTATAGACTTTATTTATTTGTACTGTGCGGACAGTATTTTGTAGAAAACAGTTCCCCTGAATACGTATATAAAAATATTGGTACAAGACATCAAAGGCTTAAGTATCTTAAAAAAAGCACTACTGAACCCGAACTTAATTCTTATCAGCTTGGCGAGTACATAAGAAAAAGGTTGAAACCAGATAATGATAAAATCGGTGCCTGGTATGCGGAAGGACTTCCTGTTGAAGAAGCTGCAAAAGAAATCACATCAGCATATGAACATAGACAGGAAAATGCAAAAGAAAATATACTCCTCTACGACATCATAAGAAATGTTTGTCCTGATGGAAAGTATACATATTTTGATTTTGTTGAAAAATCAGATAAAAAGGCTTTTGATTACATGTTTAAAAAGACCAATATGGTAACGACAATGAAGCCTGTAAAATGGGGTGAAGTAAAAATAGATTTCCCCCGTTATGAAGATGCTCCGGAAAATGCTGAAAAGCCACTTTTTGTTACGATAGGTATTTCTGATACGATTAGAATAGATGTGGATAATAAAGGGAAGCGGAGATATTATGGGATCCATGTGACCTATCATGAATTTATTTTCTACGGGAACGGGAATATCTATATAAAGAGATTTGGGAAGTACCTTCCTGTGATGGTAAGAGACTTTATCGAGATAATAGATGAATCGGGTTCAAAAATTTTCCTAGATGCTCTTTTGAGCCTTCCCGTATCAAAAAAGAGCATGGTTCTTTTGGATGTAATAAGAGATTGCAGAAGCGCAAAGGAAAATGGGCTGGTATTTCCTGCAATTTATTGGAATGACTGCATAGGTTTTATGAGCCGCGACCATCTTATGAAAACAAAGTATAAAAACGGGCAGGATATAAATTGGAACAGACTCGACATCAATAGAGGCTACGCCTATATGAAAACGAAGGAATATGTTGATGAAAAATCAAAGAATATCCTTTATAACGCCATTACCAATAAAATAATTCGGGGAAATAGTTGCAGAAGCGCAAGAAGAAAAAATGCCGTTGCCGAGGATGTACTCTCTGCTTATCTTGAAAAGAAGCTTCTTGAAGGAAAAGAGCTTGCTGCGGAAGACAAACGGAACATAAAGGCTGATATTAAAGATTATGTTCATCATTCCTTGAATTCAAAAACACCTGTTAGTCTCAAATGGAAATCATTTAGAAAAGTACAGAACGCCAATATTGATATGGCACTTTCTCAGAAGAATGAAGATACTCCGGATATAATTGTTCCTAAGGACTCGGTATTTAGCCCACTGGATGATGTCTTTAAGGAAGGGTTTGAAAAAATAACCAGTAGAAAGAGGATAATCCAGGAAGGAAGTGAGATGCGGCACTGCGTTGCCATGTATGCAGAATCCGTGAATGCTGACAGATGCGCTATATATCATCTCGAAAAGGACGGCCGTGCTTATACGGTTGAAATAAGAATAGAGGATGGCAAATATATTGTTAATCAGATCCAGGCCAAATGCGACAGAGGTGCTCCTGCTGAAGTTTGGGATTATGTAGAAACTCTCATCTTGGATCTACAGGTTCCTAAAAAGAAAAACAGGAAAATATCCTAA
- a CDS encoding coiled-coil domain-containing protein, producing MKKKDVSKRTLIIMVAAALMLGSIGGTAGSAAYNAISNEAAQTALAKDRVVETQDEIEVITKQYIEDYLAKDTDTQSGIIVSDGVPADIAQRAAEIVTANLINGSYEGIVTDAEIKELETKLTKMISSYSLTDQQTRVLSKSVAALIEADLDSKNKEAAGETSLSKAVLGNIEALEKRIAAVEADVTELKNTVAAIKSEGASLQKDTTSATTDYASTSSVSDLQAKYNDLLERYNKQSETINNLIKENGEAASADAEVIAALRSEIASMTASLDTLKGSIQGQITTLNAQIENLQGDNYDNSQKINNLKTDMQKKEGEITGLKEKITSLQQQLALVKQKNEESEGKLQEEINELKTSDAAKASQEDVDALEEELNETKEKLSAAEAEVVVINTALESMQGEIDTKADSSVVETLKESLEELQGTVSDIDDKKADLETLDNMLSGMVTALGGTTAATTEDNITSMTASLSALKETVTDLSTRVGVLENKVKGVGDNVTIGSGANIGANVTVPFSLGEVNGKYGYFDKNNKFVDFKSQADIDSAVSAAKIGTATAEDVLAGKTFTNASGSGITGTMKSTGAATYTPGTADQTIAAGSYLSGAQTIKGDANLVAGNIKAGTTIFNTKGTFTSDATAAAAQILTGYTAYVNGSKITGTMKKNPAKVYGAYKSTSKVNAVTSGTTTLSDIVLGAGSQITLPAGFYDTDTVVKNGVSSSGAEIVLIASFDQRSPTYSGNVASKLSNYKELTNKNFFFVCTNGYGGNNYATTKYFTTSISYNSSTGAISVVHGNGSPGDGAGTAGKLYYASVPLP from the coding sequence ATGAAAAAGAAGGACGTTTCTAAGAGAACACTTATTATTATGGTGGCAGCAGCACTTATGCTTGGAAGTATCGGCGGAACAGCTGGGTCAGCTGCTTATAATGCTATAAGCAACGAAGCTGCTCAGACTGCTTTGGCAAAAGACCGGGTAGTTGAAACTCAGGATGAGATTGAAGTCATTACAAAACAGTATATCGAGGATTATCTTGCCAAGGATACTGATACACAGAGTGGCATTATTGTATCTGACGGAGTACCAGCAGATATTGCACAGCGTGCTGCTGAGATTGTTACTGCAAATCTCATCAATGGTTCATACGAAGGTATTGTAACTGACGCTGAGATCAAGGAGCTCGAAACAAAGCTTACCAAGATGATAAGTTCATATAGTCTTACTGACCAGCAGACAAGGGTTTTATCAAAGTCTGTTGCGGCTCTCATTGAAGCAGATCTTGATTCAAAGAATAAAGAGGCGGCAGGAGAGACTTCTCTTTCAAAGGCTGTACTTGGCAATATTGAAGCACTCGAAAAGAGAATTGCTGCAGTAGAGGCTGATGTAACGGAACTTAAGAATACTGTTGCAGCTATTAAGAGCGAAGGCGCATCTCTTCAGAAAGATACAACATCTGCTACTACAGATTACGCTTCCACATCCAGCGTATCTGACCTTCAGGCAAAGTATAATGACCTTCTTGAGAGATATAACAAACAGAGTGAGACTATCAATAATCTTATTAAAGAGAATGGTGAAGCCGCATCAGCCGACGCAGAAGTCATTGCTGCACTTCGCTCTGAGATTGCTTCAATGACCGCTTCTCTTGATACGCTCAAAGGAAGTATCCAGGGACAGATAACAACCCTTAATGCGCAGATTGAGAATTTGCAGGGTGACAATTACGATAATAGTCAGAAAATAAACAATCTCAAGACAGATATGCAGAAAAAAGAAGGGGAGATTACAGGACTTAAAGAGAAGATTACATCCCTTCAGCAGCAGCTCGCTCTTGTAAAACAGAAAAATGAAGAATCTGAAGGAAAGCTTCAGGAAGAAATTAATGAGCTCAAGACCTCTGATGCTGCAAAGGCATCTCAGGAGGATGTAGATGCCCTTGAAGAAGAGTTAAATGAAACAAAAGAAAAACTCTCTGCTGCAGAGGCAGAGGTAGTTGTAATAAATACTGCCCTTGAAAGTATGCAGGGCGAAATAGATACTAAGGCAGACTCATCCGTTGTTGAGACATTAAAGGAAAGCCTTGAAGAACTTCAGGGAACCGTATCTGATATTGATGATAAGAAAGCTGATCTTGAGACTCTCGACAACATGCTTTCCGGTATGGTGACAGCTCTTGGTGGAACCACAGCTGCTACAACAGAAGACAATATCACATCCATGACAGCTTCACTTTCTGCCCTTAAGGAGACTGTTACTGACCTTAGTACAAGAGTAGGCGTTCTTGAGAACAAGGTTAAGGGCGTTGGAGACAACGTTACCATCGGAAGTGGAGCAAACATTGGAGCCAATGTAACCGTTCCATTCAGTCTTGGCGAAGTAAATGGTAAATACGGATACTTTGATAAGAACAATAAGTTTGTGGATTTTAAGTCGCAGGCTGACATAGACAGTGCCGTCTCAGCTGCGAAGATCGGCACAGCCACAGCAGAAGACGTACTTGCCGGCAAGACATTTACTAACGCAAGCGGTAGCGGCATCACCGGTACTATGAAATCAACAGGAGCTGCTACATATACACCCGGTACCGCAGACCAGACAATTGCCGCTGGTTCATATTTATCTGGCGCTCAAACTATTAAAGGCGATGCTAATCTCGTTGCAGGTAACATAAAGGCAGGCACAACAATCTTTAACACAAAGGGTACGTTTACAAGTGATGCGACTGCAGCTGCTGCCCAGATTCTTACTGGTTACACCGCTTATGTTAATGGCAGTAAGATCACGGGAACCATGAAGAAAAACCCAGCAAAAGTATATGGCGCTTATAAATCTACATCTAAGGTAAATGCAGTTACTTCGGGCACAACAACTTTGTCCGATATTGTCCTGGGAGCAGGAAGCCAGATTACGCTTCCCGCGGGCTTTTACGACACTGATACAGTAGTTAAAAATGGTGTCAGTTCTAGTGGAGCGGAAATAGTCCTTATTGCATCATTTGACCAAAGGAGCCCTACATACAGTGGGAATGTAGCATCTAAGCTGTCAAATTATAAAGAACTTACAAATAAAAACTTTTTCTTCGTATGTACTAACGGTTATGGCGGAAACAATTACGCAACAACCAAATACTTCACAACTTCAATATCATATAATTCTAGCACTGGAGCGATAAGTGTTGTCCATGGGAACGGCTCTCCGGGCGATGGAGCTGGAACCGCAGGTAAGCTTTATTATGCATCTGTTCCATTACCGTAA
- a CDS encoding LPD1 domain-containing protein, with protein MGIANKHRFGEEIPMSRADIAVGTIGLMEYDELNETEKDKCLKRDFIWKAPNMKKLKAENANMDLVFWQNEIRKSLYTRPARTHIDDYRRKYVSAVTSIRDKVMNATEPCKILVDGQQVSFISWAKEQFTSGSYVSSDASCAVTSTTFTDWDPKQIHRCVVKQRFGFTPEEAAMQDANEDIWGFIYDGMCPSDRHLMKPDKFYRDNESWHDSEKSKCFMVGCSSAWSYYHLPNATAELIKEGYAVVTSLRSHKVLSICKAEELEKTLNDVRKAFIAAKLDVPEKEIKRRKRKFVPEKLDTVRQIGGMDADSLIAVPENFMEVFHFRGGEWGNWLNADERVLNLTMCYNSFFNMANILGIKPECTSLGDMMSIAFGSRGRSSASAHFEPGGNVINLTRMSGAGCLAHEWGHALDYYLAKRYEIPAEFATEAKIHFEKDGTFYRTWDILPKEFVAVYYAIEDAKEFLKGSKKFDELFTKNGHGYWSSNCELWARAFDCYISDKLKAAGIIDTYLSRGADSFYWEENGIMYRAYPAGEERNRINKAFDDLIKHLFVPNTAE; from the coding sequence ATGGGAATTGCTAACAAACACAGATTTGGGGAGGAGATCCCTATGAGCAGAGCCGATATCGCTGTAGGCACTATTGGGCTCATGGAATATGATGAGTTAAATGAAACAGAGAAGGATAAGTGTCTTAAAAGAGACTTTATCTGGAAAGCGCCTAACATGAAGAAGCTTAAAGCAGAAAATGCCAACATGGATCTTGTATTCTGGCAGAATGAGATCAGAAAATCACTTTACACAAGACCAGCAAGAACTCATATAGATGATTACAGACGCAAATATGTTTCCGCAGTAACATCTATCCGTGACAAGGTCATGAATGCAACTGAGCCATGTAAGATTCTTGTGGACGGGCAGCAGGTATCATTTATTTCCTGGGCAAAAGAGCAGTTTACATCAGGCAGTTATGTATCAAGCGATGCGTCATGTGCTGTGACATCAACTACTTTTACAGACTGGGATCCAAAACAGATCCACAGATGCGTTGTTAAACAGCGTTTTGGATTTACACCTGAAGAAGCTGCCATGCAGGATGCCAATGAAGACATCTGGGGCTTTATCTACGATGGTATGTGCCCTTCAGATCGTCATCTTATGAAACCAGATAAGTTTTATAGGGATAATGAATCCTGGCATGATAGCGAAAAAAGCAAATGTTTCATGGTTGGCTGTTCATCTGCTTGGTCTTATTACCATCTGCCTAATGCTACAGCTGAACTTATAAAGGAAGGCTATGCAGTTGTTACAAGCTTAAGAAGCCATAAGGTTTTATCGATCTGTAAAGCTGAAGAACTGGAAAAGACACTTAATGATGTCAGAAAAGCTTTTATAGCTGCAAAGCTTGACGTTCCAGAAAAGGAAATCAAGAGAAGAAAAAGAAAGTTTGTTCCTGAAAAGCTTGATACAGTCAGACAGATTGGCGGAATGGATGCTGATTCTCTGATCGCCGTTCCAGAAAACTTCATGGAAGTATTCCATTTTAGAGGCGGCGAATGGGGCAACTGGCTTAATGCTGATGAAAGAGTATTAAACCTTACCATGTGCTATAATTCATTTTTCAATATGGCAAATATCCTTGGGATAAAGCCTGAATGCACTTCTCTTGGGGATATGATGTCAATTGCTTTTGGGTCAAGAGGAAGAAGTAGTGCTTCAGCTCATTTTGAACCAGGCGGAAATGTTATCAATCTCACCAGAATGAGCGGAGCAGGTTGTCTTGCCCATGAATGGGGACATGCCCTTGATTACTATCTTGCTAAAAGATATGAAATCCCTGCGGAATTTGCAACTGAAGCCAAGATCCATTTTGAGAAAGATGGAACATTTTACCGGACATGGGATATCCTTCCAAAAGAATTTGTAGCGGTTTATTATGCCATTGAGGATGCCAAAGAGTTTTTAAAAGGCTCCAAGAAATTTGATGAACTGTTCACAAAAAATGGGCACGGATACTGGTCAAGTAACTGCGAGCTCTGGGCAAGAGCATTTGACTGCTATATCTCAGATAAGTTAAAGGCAGCAGGTATCATTGATACTTATCTTTCAAGGGGAGCTGACAGCTTCTACTGGGAAGAAAATGGTATTATGTACAGAGCTTACCCTGCAGGAGAAGAAAGAAACAGGATAAATAAAGCTTTTGATGATCTCATCAAACATCTTTTTGTTCCTAATACGGCAGAGTGA